ACTTTTATATTAGAGGAAAAAGAGGAACCTTTTTTAAAAAGAACAGAATGGAGCACTCTCGGTGTTCTTGAAGGTGAGGTTTATTCGTTAGAAGGACTTACAGATGCAACTCATTACATAGACGGTCGTTGGTATTCGAGAAAGCAGTATTACGGATTTAATATAGACAAAGCTAAAATACTTCCACCTCGTGAAAAGCCGAGTTCGATTCCGAAAGAAGCCGAGTTTAACTTTGATTTTCGTAAATGGGAATTGGGTGAAACTAAGGAGGGAAAGAAAGAAGGCGTTTGGAAACTCTGGTGGCCTGCGGGTCAAGAAGCAGGTATGGTTGAATACAAAAAGGGAGTTTATGACGGTAAACTTCATTTAATTTGGGAAAACGGTAAGACGAAGGAAAGCTGTACGTATGTTTCCGGGAAACGCGAAGGGGAACAGTTGATTTACCATGAATCTGGTAATTTGAATGAAAAAGTAAAATATGTTCACGGTTTAGAAGAAGGTGAATGGCTGAAATATTTCGATACTGGCGATTTGCAATACCGAGTTACTTTTGTCAAAGGAGTGGGAACAATGCAGGAAAGATATGAAAACGGTAAATTAAAGGAAAGGAAGTATTACAAAAATAAAAAGGTCATCAAACACGAGAAATTTTAAAGAAAGCTCAAGAGTGAAAAGAGTGAGTGAACTTTGAAACGAACCAAATTCTGACGTACAACCGCGTGAGCGATCGAAGTGGAAATACTGCAACGCAACATGAGTTAAATGCTGAAACCGGAATATACGCAAAGTTTGAAATGGTGCGTTGCAGATTGAAACGAAGAGCGCGACCCGTAGCGAAGCGGCGGGGCACGCCCCTGACATCTAACCCCTATTTCCTAACCCCTCGAAGTGTGAATTTAAGCTACAGCTACGCAAACGGATTCGGAGCGGGAGTTAACATCGGGACACCAAACGATGTGCAGGTGGGTGGAAGCATCGGCTTGAACTACAACGCAAAGAGCGGAGCTTGGGGCGCA
The nucleotide sequence above comes from Leptospira weilii. Encoded proteins:
- a CDS encoding toxin-antitoxin system YwqK family antitoxin, with the protein product MKFRTILVFSFLFTISIWGEPPRPSNVPRGAVYNEKYKTFILEEKEEPFLKRTEWSTLGVLEGEVYSLEGLTDATHYIDGRWYSRKQYYGFNIDKAKILPPREKPSSIPKEAEFNFDFRKWELGETKEGKKEGVWKLWWPAGQEAGMVEYKKGVYDGKLHLIWENGKTKESCTYVSGKREGEQLIYHESGNLNEKVKYVHGLEEGEWLKYFDTGDLQYRVTFVKGVGTMQERYENGKLKERKYYKNKKVIKHEKF